In Candidatus Methylomirabilota bacterium, the genomic stretch GGCGATGTCATCCGGTGTCTCCGAATCCTTGGTTACTAACACGTCCCCGCGCACAATCTGGAACTTGCTGATTTCCCTCGGTTCTGCGGATGCCTCCATAAAATCGATCGTGTCAGTGATCCGTCCGTTCTTGTACACGTCAACGTAGTTGCAGAGCCTCACTGGCGTTTCCTCGTCCAGCGTGTGTTTGTCCACATTGCTGAAGAGCACATCCGCTACGGCGTCAAGCCGACAGCGGTCCCAATCGGTCGGTAGTTGCCCTTCCCAGGGCGCGAGCGGATTGAGTTCGCTTGATGTCATCGCGAGTTCGCCAACCCCTCCAGCATCCTCTCCGACTCCTTCTCCAGCTTCCAGAACTCGGCGAGTAAATCCTTGGCGGGCGTGGGCGGCTGGTAGCGGTAGAAGTACTTGTTCGGAAGGATCTCGTAGCCGAGCTGAGGACTGTCCTGCCAGCCGATGATGGGTTTGGCGATCTCGCGCTTGAGGAACACCTCGATCTCCTCGCCGTGCGGGATGTATTCGTCGTCCTTCACGTAGTGGCGATGGGTCCACTCCACCGAGACGATCTCTGGCTTGCCCTCCATGAGCGCCTTGAACTTTTGGGTGGCGTTATCCTTGGGACCGAGGATCAATGTCTCCGTCTTCTCGGTCTTGCCCGCCTTCAGGCGCACGCGGAAGGTGAGGTTGCTGTCATAGAACTCCTGCTCCTTCTTCAGGTTCGCGGCGGTGAAGGCCTTCTCGTAGGGCTCGGTGACGGTGGCGGGCTTGTCATGCTCGTCGAACTGCCAGAAGACGACGTTGACCTTGTGGTAGGCGAAGTCCTCGCGCCGGAAGATCTTCACCTGGTCGTCGGCGTAGCCGTTCTTCCAGCCGTCGCGGTAGCGATCCTCGATCCACGCGCGGTGGGCGTCGGTGATGCGGTTGCGCTTATTGCCGAAGGACTTCGGTTCTTTCTCGAACTGCAGACGGGCGTCGATTAGCATCACTCGGCCCTGGTGTGAGACGGGCTTGTCGTTGCGCAGCAGCCAGATGTAGGTGAAGATGCCGGTGTTGTAGAAGAGCTGGTCGGGCAGCATGACGATGGCGTCGAGCCAGTCGTTTTCTAGAATCCAGCGGCGGATCTCGCTTTCGCCAGAGCCGCAGTCGCCATTGGAAAGCGGCGAGCCGTTGAAGATGATGGCGATGCGACTCGCACCCTTCTCCGGCTCCTTCATCTTCGCCAGCATGGTTTGCAGAAAGAGCAGCGCGCCGTCATTGACGCGCGGCATTCCGGCCCGGTAGCGAGTCGTTTTCAGCTTGCGCGCCTCGGTCTCGTAGCCGTCCTTGCCGCCCCAAGTCACGCCGAAGGGTGGATTGGACAGCATGAAGTCGAAGCGGAGCTTCGATTCGGGCAGTTGGTCGCCCGGTTCCTTGCTGTGTGAGTCGTGCGGGATGAGCGAGTTGCCGAGATGCACCTTGGCCTGCTGGTCGTTCTTGATCAGCAAGTCGGCCTGGCAGATGGCATAGTTGGTCGGCGACAGTTCCTGGCCGTGGACGGTCACATACTTCTCGACGTTGGCCTTCTGCGCCGGTGTGGTCGCGCGGTCGAGTAGATGTTCCTTGGCCACCGACAACATGCCGCCCGTCCCGCAAGCCGGGTCGTAGATGGAGAGATGGCGGTCAGGGATGGGGATATCGAGCAGCTCCACCATCAGGCGAATCACCTCGCGCGGGGTGAAGTGTTCTCCGGCCTCCTCGCCGCTCTGTTCCGAGAAGCGCCGGAGCAGCTCCTCGTAGATGTAGCCCATCTCCAGCGGCGAGAGCGTGTCCGGGCCGAGTTCCAGCTCCTTGTACTGGTTCAGGATCGGGGCGAGGCGATTATTCTTCACCATCTGGCCGATGGTGGCCCGATAGTTGAAGTGCTCGATGATGTCGTCGACGTTCTTCGAGAACCCGTTGATATAGGCGCGGAAGTTCTCTTCGAGAAGCGCGTGGTCTTCCTCGTAGACCCTGCGCAACGTCCAGCCGGTCTTGTTGGAGAACGGGGCCGTACTGGTTTCGAGGCCCTTCACCAGCTTCGCGAGTTCCTTCTCGGTGAGCCCTGGCCGCTTACCGCGTACCTCGGCCGCCTTGTCCTCGCGCCACTTGATCAGCACGCACTCCAGACGGCGGATAACAATGATCGGCAGGACGACGTTTTGGTATTCGTAGGCCTTAAACTTACCGCGCAGCCGCTCGGCAGACTTCCAGATCTCGTCAGCAAGGTTATCGAGCTTGGGTTTGTTCAAAGCAAGCGACATCGGTTCGCGTTTCCTATCGTCTCGTCTTCAGTTGCGCTCCCGACATCGGGGCCGCGCAGATGTAGGTCCTTGGGATCGCCTCGCACTCGGCTTCACCAACGCCTAAGGGGGCTAGCGTTTACCGGTGGCCGTCCGGTGCGACGCGTGTTAGGCGGCTCTTCTCGCGAATCATCCACGATATACGATTGGAAGGCTGCGCTCGGCTGCTGCATACAGTTCCTTGCTAGACTTACACAAGATTTCCGTGGGAATCCCAAGCGCCTCCATGACGGAAGCAAGTAGCGATACGACACTGACAATCAAACCGTGCAACCTATCGTTACCTGACGCATTCTCCGCCTTCTGGACCTTAAGCTCTAAGAACGACTCCGGTGCTGTCCCTGGTGGCGCGAGCGCAGAATCCTCTTGACACACTGGGACACCGCAGTTTCGCACATGCAGCAAGAACGCCTCGGAGTCAAAGAAGGGGATCTTCCGCCACACATTGAGCAGGCGTACCTTGCTAAACACAGGACCCGCAATCCCTGCCTTGTTGATTGCGGCGAGGTGCATTCCGTATAGCGCTGCCAACACTACAATAAACTGATTTGTGTCGACGATCCTTTCCACTGGTAACTTCTGCAACTGAAGCACGAAGTCCTTGGCGAAAGTGAAGCGCGAATTGCACCGAGGGTCGCCCAATGCCACAGGTACCGTAAAGATCGAAGCGCCATTCGCGTAGAACTCCCACGTCAAGAGCCGATACTGCGGGTCGTTCTGGCCGATATGTCTCGCCCCAAATCCCTCCGACATCGTAAACACGTTGTCGAAGTTCAGACTGATCGGACTGGAAGTGGGCGAGCGTACCAGCTCAGCAAAATCCGTAAACGACAAATCTACGCTATCGCCGCGATCACCGAACAGATCCTGTATGAAAAACAAGCGGAGGAAGGAACTGTTGCTTTCAGTTTTGGAGAGCACGTGCTCTGCGGTCAAAAACGACGTGAGACGCTTTCGGGACTGCTGGCCTCGATCAACAAGGAGATCGATCACAGCGCGATCTGTCTCTGGTTTCGGCTCTGAGCTGTCCGCCACACGTCGGTAGATCCGCCCGGAACTATGGATGTACGGCGGATTTGCCCCACTCCCAACACGTACTATGACGATGGCTTTAGAATGGGTCACGGCAGCATCCGCTGAAGGTCCGTAGACCACCCGGATTTCGAAGTGCGGAGTCGGATCCGTATGCGCGCGAACCGCGTCTCTGATACGGTCCACACAACCGCTAACCGTATCAGCGTCGAGGCCAGGAAAGGCCGCCGCAGTCCGCAACCCGTCTTTAGACTCTTGAACGCCTATGAATAGCCAACCGCCTTGGTGGTTTGCAAAAGCCCCCACCGACTTGGCGATGTCCTTCGGTGACGGCAACAGCTCTTTGTACTCAACGAACCATCCCTCGCTCACGTGCCGAAGGGTGGCGAGATCGTCGACAGAAACTGAAGCAAGATCCTTTTCGAATGGCGAGTACATTTCTCGACCTCCAGCAGCTGACCGCTGGTGCCTTGGCGATGCTGCCTAACGCTAGGTGTCAGCCGCACCTGGAAGCCAGACCAAGGCGCAAGCGGAGGCTGGAAGACGTCGGCTGCATACCCTTGTTCGGCTGTGTCTGGCTAGAGAAAAAGGCCGAGGCGCATCCACTGCTGCCGGGCCGCGACCTAGCCGTGCTGTTCATCCCCAAGCGTACCACTGTTGTCCTGCCGATCGGGGTGAGCCCTTCGATCTCTCCGCTCTCGGCAGTGATACGGAAATGGTCCTCCATCGGGTGGAACAGACGAACAACCACATGGCTCTCGGGATCATTGCCGCTGATGTGCGTGGCCTTATAAAGATTGCAGGCGCGGCAGGCCAACGCCCAATTCGCGGCAGTATCGTCGCCACCCCGGGAGACTGGCACAATATGTTCGACCTCTAGCGGTAGGTTGAAGACGGCTTCCGGCGCGTGGCAATACTCACACCGATGGCCGGCCCGGAGCGCCACCCGTGTTCGGCGTGCTTTGTGTCAGCAATGGCACAGCAGGAAAGCCCGTCGTGCTCCGGTGGGATAGGCAAGATGGCTACCTTTGTCATGGCGATGGCCTCCCGCTGGCCAATGTAACACGTTCAAGCCGTACTTTCCCTTGGGCTATAGCCGAACGGTATTGAGTGGGCTGGTCAGTCTAGCTCTGTTACAACCTGTTCACGTTAGGAGGGATTATACGGTAGTTCCCATCGGTTAGAAAGACTAAAGCCGGAAATGCGCCGATCGCGAACACTGCAGCGGCCGTCAGCCTCATCTTGTGTGAGTCGCAGACCCGCCTGCGCGTGGCGCGCGGGCAGGCGATCCGGGCGCATTCCGAGTGCATCGGCCGGGCCACGGACCCCTCTACCCCCTCGATTCAGCAGAGTAGTAGAGATTATGGTGGTACCCACATCCCGGTGCCTCAGCAGTTCCTGGACCGTTTTGATTTTTGAGACTTGCATAAGTAATGTAGACAGCGGATGTCTTCGTTCCGTTCATGGTGAGCCTGTCGAACCATTAGCGGATCAGCCTTCGACAAGCTCAGGCCGAACGGATGAGTGTGTGGTGCGTCTTGCATTACTTATGCAAGCTTCAATAGGTGAGTGGCAAACGAGTGGCGGAGGGTCTGACGGCTTGCCGATTTAGAATTTCAGGTCTCGCGGTCATAGCGCCAATGGCGCTGCGGCTCCTCGTCGGGTGAATTAATGATGGGACGGTCGATAGTGGTTTGCGGCATAACCCTCGCCTTCTCCATGTTTCAACCCGTGATAGGGACCGATTCAAACAACAGCCGACGGACATCCGTCGTCGACGCACGTTTCGAAAGGTAGAGCATCTCGATGCCCACTACGCGATCCTGTTCGTCATAATCCACGATGATGCCCGGTGCAACTTCTTCGGAACGGCTCGCCGGCGTCTCGCTCAAATTGAGATACAGCGCGTCGGCCTGTTCATCAACTTTCAGTTTCATGATTTTGTCCTCCTGCGATCGAAGTATGCCGTGACTACCCGCTGCGGGCTCGCAGTACCGTTGACGACCACCCGCAGCACTCGGTTACCGAATTCGGCGACCGGTGCAAGGCGATGTTCCAGATTCGGGTCAACCGGGTCAGGCTCGATCCATTCCGGCCGAGTTAGAACCTGCTTGACCCATTGCAGCGCAATACGCCGCTTTTCCAGTGCGTCGCGTGCATGCTGGGTCAGCGCGTAGTCCATCTCAGCACTGCCAGTTTCCTGCGCACCTCCCAGATAAACCCTTCTCTTCCAGTGGCCGCTCTCTCATCGTGCGCATTCGAATCGCTGTCGTTCCGAAAGATCGCCTGGCGATCATTCCTTCGTTGCCTCACATGATACGGGTGGCCGGATGCAACGGTTCGGCTAATCCGTAGCAGGCACGATCATGACCGTACACACCACGAATTGTCACGATAATAGTACCTGTCCCTATTTTCCCTCCACCGCCGTAGGCCAGCCACTGTACCACCTTTTGCCGAATCATTTCATCGAGGACGCTCATAAAGCACCTTCCCTTCCAGGGAGGCCGGGCGAGCGACGGTGCCAGGAATATCACGGTCGCGCTCGAACTCCTCAGGGGTAATGACCACGACGTCCCGTGCAAACCCCAAACCGGCGAGCGCCCGATCCATCGCTACCATCAGTGACCGGCGACTGCCAGTCAGCGGGCATACCACCAGAAGATCGACATCACTGCACTCATCCGCCGTTCCCCGCGCTTGCGAGCCAAACAGAATCACGCGGTGTGGTTGAAATTGAGCGACTAGACGATCCCTGGCTTGATTTAATACTTGCTCGCTGATCATCTCCCGCCTCGCAACGTGCTCATCGGCGTAGAACCTAATCTTCTGTTCCATACAGCTTCTGCTTCAGCTTCGAAGGGGTACTCTCCCTCAGAGCCTTGACGAAGGCCTTGCTCTCTTCGATATCGTGGTCGATCTCGGATCGATGGTCGTAGTAGTAGGCCAGTGCCGCGTAGACATCCGCCAGAGTCAAGTCGTACTCAGAAACAATCTCATCAACGCTTTTGCCGATCCGCTCATGCCAGATCACAATGTTTTGCACCGTAATGCGATGCCCTGCAATACGAGGCTTCCCACCAGCTATTCCAGGGGTCACCTCGATATGTTGGTCCAGCGTTTTCGTAGCCATACTATTTTTCCTTTCGCTCTCTTCTCATGCGCCGCGTAACGCGATAGTGATGATCCGCGCCGCCCCTCGGTTCAGGAATCGGACGAATGAAGCGCAGTGGATCGTCCGAATATCGCCTTCCTCTAGTGTTGTGTGTCTAACGTTTCTTTACATTCACCGCTCACCCCGAGCCTATCCAAGGGTGAAGCATTTCGGCCAGTTCCATTCATGGTTCGACAAGCTCATCATAAATGCGGTGTAAAGGAATTTATCGGACACTACACCAGAACCACGTGCTCAGGCATTCCATGCGGAAACTACAAATCGCAGTTGACCGGAAATGCCCGGCGCGCTCTTGCTATCGAACGGAACTGCCATCTGCAATTTGCCGCTCTGGAGTATCTTGTAGGCGAGGGACTGGCTGGCGCGACCGAGATTCTTACTCTGCCAGTCGAAGGTGACTGTCCAGCTCTCGCCTGCCTGTTGAGGTGGGACGATCTCGATGATCATCGTATCCCGGAACAGATATCCACCCTCAAAATGCGCGTCGGGCCAGAATTTGCGCTCAACCTCATAATCCGGTACGCGCACTCCTAGAGTCAGACCGTACGCGAGCGAAGGGCGTGCCGGGTTGACGCGGGCGCGATTGGCCAGGAATACGGAAGACAGAAATATACTCCTGGCGCTCTTGTTCGCTGGGTCCACGAGTTCCTGATGGCTGCGGCAGGCAACCGAATCCTCTTCCGCCACACGGCGCGTGAGATACCAGCGTTTGCCACGAGGCGAGGCCACCAACTCGAACTGGTAGAGGGCGTTAACCGGCTTGCCCTGGATATCAGGCGGCACCTGAACCGCCTCCACGTCCACCCAGATGTCGACCCGTATGTCTCCGAAAAGGAAGCGCGTGAGGTTCTGATACGCCTCCTCGCTATTGACTATGCCGAAATAGCCCGAGTGGGAACGGTAAGCGTACGCAGTGGCACATGGGGTCGACACCTGCCCTTTGCTGTTCACGCCCCAGACCGAGGCATTTTCAATTCTGACTAACCCATCGCTACCGTGCCCGGAGAAGGTCCTGGACAGACCCATGGCGACCTCATAATCCGCCCGATTCGTACCGGCCATACAAAAGAACCGGTCAGACGGGAAGGTCTCTTCCGGCAGCCAATCCACGCGTCCGGTCGCCTTGTAGAGGGATTCCAGCTTGAGATAACCGGCCATGTACTCGCGATTGAAATTGTTCATGTCCATAGCGCTTAGCCATTTGGGAACGTTGAGCCCAGCCATATCAATGCCGTTGTGAGGCGTAGCATAGGTAAATACCTTGTCCACGTACCGTCGGGCCTGATCATCCCCCAGATCAGGGTTCTGCAGAAAGGCGCGGCAAATGAGGCCCCCCATCGAATGCGCGACCAGGTAACAGCGAAAATTCTCTGGAGTAATCCCGCTGTCCGGGTGAGCACAGACCAGATCACGAATGCGAAGGATCAACTGGCTCAACCCTTTCGCGAAATCCGAAATTGCTGGAGTCGTTCCGGTACCTAGGAGTGTAGAGGCCTGCTCATAATAGCGATAGATCACTATCGATCTAGGCGGGATTGTGCCTTCCCAGTCGGTGTCCATGATATCCAGCCCATTCTCGTAAATATCTGCGTATTCGTAGTCAGAGGTAAGCCGCAACACGGGAGACTCGAAAATGAATTTCTTTGCGGGTCTGTCCTTCTCCGGCGTGGCGCGATAAACCGTCGAGCCGAGGTTGAAACCGCAGAACGGATCAGCGGTAGTTTCATCCTGCTCTCGCTCAGTCATGGCGTAGCCGCGGACATAGATGATCGGATGAAACGGGGCGTTTGGGTTTGGCATGACTTCCTCCAAAATAAAAAGCCGCGGTTTCCACGACACTCAAAGAAATGACCAGTGGGGCTGCGGATCAGCGGCGGGCGTACGCACGAGCGTGCTCGCGTGGACGACTATCCGCTGCAGCCGCTTGATGGCCGACGCGAAGCGTCCACGCCATCTATTGAGTACATTGGTCGGTCTATTCCCGCCAACGAGTTTTGTATTGATGGCGGATTCTAGAATCGTATTCAGCGGTTAGCAAGCGATTTTCTGACCCTTTGCCCTCCGACAAACGCTGCTGGTATGGTCAGTCTGCGTGCGGAGGCGCACAGGCAGGCGGAATGACGGGCCAGAACAGAAGACGATACCACGCAGCTTGCCACGGGGTAGCTCATTCCCTCTGTCTGTGATGGGGCTTATTCTGTATGGCCTCTGCAACTTCTCGTCAACATCGGAACCCTCGTCCGCTTCGCCCCGCGCGCGAGACCCAAACAGAATGACCTTCGTGGGGCGAGATGCGGCTACAATGCGGCCAATAGCTTCTTGAACGCTCTTGTAATGCCGGAGGCCAATCGCATCTCATCGCTATGGGATCTCGGACCCACCGACCTTCCTCCGCTATTTCACGCGTACATGAGGCGTCCCTTGGGCTGAGGAATGGGCCGCCCAATCGCCTTGGCCGTTTCGACCCATTCCCGAATAGCCGCCTGCGCATTGGCTACGGCTTCTTCGTAGGTAGCCCCATCGGCCATACAGCCGGGCAGTTCCGGTACTTCGACTACGAAGGCATCGTCCTCCCTGCTCCAGTAGATAATGAGTTCGTACTTGCTCATATCAATCCTCCGTCATGTGATAACGCAGCAGGATCTGTCGGACCTGCTTCATCTGATACGGCTTCCCCTTGCCGCCGCGTGGCTGCAAGTTGATAATTTCCGTCACCCCTTCCTTGTAGAAGATACGGTGGTTCCCGTGCCCCTGGCGCTCAGAGAACCCGAGATGTCGCAGCATCACACAGATTTCCTCGAAATCCATGCTCGCGTCCGCCGAGCCCAGCAGGAGCTTTTCCCGCGTCTTCTTCCAGTTGCTCATGGTAGGTCGAGGATCTTCAGGCTCTCAATGTCCCGGTCGTCCACATCAAGCCGTGACCTGCGCGCGCTTGGTCGCTGATGTCCCCGGTCTCCTTTGATCGATCGCCTAAGAAAGACGCCAGCTTCGCGCTGCCGCCTAAAGCAGCTACCTCGCGGTCAAAATCATCTGCGTGCTCCAGGACGAAGTCTCGCCTGTCACTGAGTGAATCAAAACCGCCTCGGATTTCGCAAGTGCAAGCACTTCGCCGAGCGAGTGCTGTCCTTTACTAAGCTCTAAGCCCTTCGACAACTGGCGCGATTCTCCAGCCTTTCCACGGACTTGTCAAGCTCCTCAGTGACCAGCCTATGAATCCCGTGCGACGATCGGGCTTGCGGCAGGCGCTACCTTCTGGCACAATAACAGCGCTATGGCTGAAACCCTTCTTGACAAGGTCTGGCGGGCCCATACGGTTCGAACGCTGCCCTCGGGGCAGACGCAGCTTTTCATCGGCCTGCACCTGATCCACGAGGTGACCAGCCCGCAGGCTTTTCAGATGCTGCGGGAGGCGGGGCTCACCGTCCGCTTCCCGGATCGGACCTTTGCCACCCTCGACCACATCGTCCCCACCGCCTCGCAACTCCGCCCCTTCGCCGACGCGATGGCCGAGCAGATGACCGTCCACCTGACCAGAAACTGCAAGGAGTTCGGCATCTCGTTCTTTGACCTGGACAACGACCGGCAAGGGATCGTTCACGTCATCGGGCCGGAGCTTGGACTCACCCAGCCGGGCATAACCATCGCCTGCGGCGACAGCCACACCTCCACCCACGGGGCGTTGGGGGCACTGGCGTTCGGCATCGGCACCAGTCAGGTGCGCGATATCCTGGCGACCCAATGCCTGGCAATGGCGAAGCCAAAGCTCCGGCAAATCCGGGTAGAAGGCAGGCTGGCGCGTGGGGTCTACGCCAAGGATGTGATCCTGGCGATCATTGGCAGGTTGGGTGTGAATGGCGGGGTGGGTTACGCCTATGAGTACGCGGGATCAGCCATTCATGCGATGTCGATAGAAGAGCGCCTAACTATCTGTAACATGAGCATCGAGGGCGGGGCGCGCGTCGGCTATGTGAATCCCGACGCCACGACCTTCGAATATCTCAAGGGACGCCCGTTTGCGCCGCATGGCGAGGCGTTTGACCGGGCTGTTGCCTGGTGGAGGGGCATGGTGACTGATCCCGATGCTGCTTTCGACGATGTCATCCGACTGGACGCCCCCTCGATTGAGCCTATGCTCACCTGGGGCATCAACCCTGGGCAATCGATAGGGGTGGGCGAGCGGATCCCGCATCCACACGACGCGCCCGATGTGGACCGGGCTGCCTGGGCCGAGGCACTCGCCTTCATGGACCTTGAGTCCGGCCGGCCAATCGCCGGGACGCCGATCGATGTCGCCTTCATCGGCTCCTGCACCAACGGACGTCTCTCTGACTTGCGGGTTGCGGCCGAGGTTGTCCGGGGGCGAACGGTGGCGAAGGGGATCCGGGCCCTCGTCGTTCCAGGGTCCCAGGCAGTGGCTAGGGCGGCCGAGGCCGAGGGATTGCACGAGATCTTTCTGACGGCCGGGTTTGAGTGGCGCAAGGCGGGCTGTTCGCTCTGTCTTGGGATGAATGAGGATAAGCTGACTGGCCGCGAGATCTGCGCCGCTTCCAGTAACCGAAACTTCAAGGGACGCATGGGCAGCCCCACGGGCCGGACCCTCCTCATGAGCCCGGCCATGGTGGCGGCGGCGGCCATCCAAGGGCGGATCACAGACGTGCGAGAGATGCTGCCATGAGACCTGTCTGCGGGCCACGCACAGGCAGGCAGGACGATATTCGACGCCGGATCGCCGGTCGCGCGATTTCGCTTCCCGGCAACGACATCGACACAGACCGGATCATCCCCGCCCGCTTCCTGAAATGCATCACCTTCGAGGGGCTTGAGGCTCACGTCTTTGAGGACGACCGCCGCCAGATGCCGGATCATCCATTTAACCAGGCCCGGTGCCGTGCTGCGACGATCCTGGTCGTCGGCCAAAACTTCGGCTGCGGCTCCTCGCGAGAGCATGCGCCGGAGGCACTCCGACGCTGGGGCATCCGGGGCATCGTGGGCGAGTCGTTTGCTGAGATCTTCTTCGGCAACTGTACGGCGATTGGGCTCCCCTGCCTGACGTCGCACCGGAAGGACCTGGCG encodes the following:
- a CDS encoding DUF2283 domain-containing protein; amino-acid sequence: MKLKVDEQADALYLNLSETPASRSEEVAPGIIVDYDEQDRVVGIEMLYLSKRASTTDVRRLLFESVPITG
- a CDS encoding SAM-dependent DNA methyltransferase is translated as MSLALNKPKLDNLADEIWKSAERLRGKFKAYEYQNVVLPIIVIRRLECVLIKWREDKAAEVRGKRPGLTEKELAKLVKGLETSTAPFSNKTGWTLRRVYEEDHALLEENFRAYINGFSKNVDDIIEHFNYRATIGQMVKNNRLAPILNQYKELELGPDTLSPLEMGYIYEELLRRFSEQSGEEAGEHFTPREVIRLMVELLDIPIPDRHLSIYDPACGTGGMLSVAKEHLLDRATTPAQKANVEKYVTVHGQELSPTNYAICQADLLIKNDQQAKVHLGNSLIPHDSHSKEPGDQLPESKLRFDFMLSNPPFGVTWGGKDGYETEARKLKTTRYRAGMPRVNDGALLFLQTMLAKMKEPEKGASRIAIIFNGSPLSNGDCGSGESEIRRWILENDWLDAIVMLPDQLFYNTGIFTYIWLLRNDKPVSHQGRVMLIDARLQFEKEPKSFGNKRNRITDAHRAWIEDRYRDGWKNGYADDQVKIFRREDFAYHKVNVVFWQFDEHDKPATVTEPYEKAFTAANLKKEQEFYDSNLTFRVRLKAGKTEKTETLILGPKDNATQKFKALMEGKPEIVSVEWTHRHYVKDDEYIPHGEEIEVFLKREIAKPIIGWQDSPQLGYEILPNKYFYRYQPPTPAKDLLAEFWKLEKESERMLEGLANSR
- a CDS encoding type II toxin-antitoxin system HicA family toxin, which codes for MSNWKKTREKLLLGSADASMDFEEICVMLRHLGFSERQGHGNHRIFYKEGVTEIINLQPRGGKGKPYQMKQVRQILLRYHMTED
- a CDS encoding DUF433 domain-containing protein, which encodes MATKTLDQHIEVTPGIAGGKPRIAGHRITVQNIVIWHERIGKSVDEIVSEYDLTLADVYAALAYYYDHRSEIDHDIEESKAFVKALRESTPSKLKQKLYGTED
- a CDS encoding ATP-binding protein, coding for MYSPFEKDLASVSVDDLATLRHVSEGWFVEYKELLPSPKDIAKSVGAFANHQGGWLFIGVQESKDGLRTAAAFPGLDADTVSGCVDRIRDAVRAHTDPTPHFEIRVVYGPSADAAVTHSKAIVIVRVGSGANPPYIHSSGRIYRRVADSSEPKPETDRAVIDLLVDRGQQSRKRLTSFLTAEHVLSKTESNSSFLRLFFIQDLFGDRGDSVDLSFTDFAELVRSPTSSPISLNFDNVFTMSEGFGARHIGQNDPQYRLLTWEFYANGASIFTVPVALGDPRCNSRFTFAKDFVLQLQKLPVERIVDTNQFIVVLAALYGMHLAAINKAGIAGPVFSKVRLLNVWRKIPFFDSEAFLLHVRNCGVPVCQEDSALAPPGTAPESFLELKVQKAENASGNDRLHGLIVSVVSLLASVMEALGIPTEILCKSSKELYAAAERSLPIVYRG
- a CDS encoding nucleotidyltransferase domain-containing protein → MISEQVLNQARDRLVAQFQPHRVILFGSQARGTADECSDVDLLVVCPLTGSRRSLMVAMDRALAGLGFARDVVVITPEEFERDRDIPGTVARPASLEGKVLYERPR
- a CDS encoding 3-isopropylmalate dehydratase small subunit, whose protein sequence is MRPVCGPRTGRQDDIRRRIAGRAISLPGNDIDTDRIIPARFLKCITFEGLEAHVFEDDRRQMPDHPFNQARCRAATILVVGQNFGCGSSREHAPEALRRWGIRGIVGESFAEIFFGNCTAIGLPCLTSHRKDLAELAEVLAQHPDQEIMLDLENRLVRFGDRTIPAMIPDGTRNQLLTGTWNAMGVLLEAREDIDRVAGSLPYVTGY
- a CDS encoding DUF4258 domain-containing protein, encoding MDYALTQHARDALEKRRIALQWVKQVLTRPEWIEPDPVDPNLEHRLAPVAEFGNRVLRVVVNGTASPQRVVTAYFDRRRTKS
- the leuC gene encoding 3-isopropylmalate dehydratase large subunit, producing the protein MAETLLDKVWRAHTVRTLPSGQTQLFIGLHLIHEVTSPQAFQMLREAGLTVRFPDRTFATLDHIVPTASQLRPFADAMAEQMTVHLTRNCKEFGISFFDLDNDRQGIVHVIGPELGLTQPGITIACGDSHTSTHGALGALAFGIGTSQVRDILATQCLAMAKPKLRQIRVEGRLARGVYAKDVILAIIGRLGVNGGVGYAYEYAGSAIHAMSIEERLTICNMSIEGGARVGYVNPDATTFEYLKGRPFAPHGEAFDRAVAWWRGMVTDPDAAFDDVIRLDAPSIEPMLTWGINPGQSIGVGERIPHPHDAPDVDRAAWAEALAFMDLESGRPIAGTPIDVAFIGSCTNGRLSDLRVAAEVVRGRTVAKGIRALVVPGSQAVARAAEAEGLHEIFLTAGFEWRKAGCSLCLGMNEDKLTGREICAASSNRNFKGRMGSPTGRTLLMSPAMVAAAAIQGRITDVREMLP
- a CDS encoding type II toxin-antitoxin system HicB family antitoxin; translated protein: MSKYELIIYWSREDDAFVVEVPELPGCMADGATYEEAVANAQAAIREWVETAKAIGRPIPQPKGRLMYA